Proteins from one Deinococcus apachensis DSM 19763 genomic window:
- a CDS encoding 3-isopropylmalate dehydratase large subunit has product MGMTIAEKILAAHSGHESVVPGQLIECETDWVLCHEITTPAALRMLEERGMDRVFDPSRIVAVPDHSVPAMNIKAAKMYQKLKSWVQEKGIEHFYDVGRGGIAHVVLENTGLIKPGQTLVSGDSHTCNAGALGCFATGVGSTDLAGAIYAGKVWFKVPETMLIRVTGQMQPGVTPKDLVLEVIKRIGADGANYLAMEWVGDTIDRMDMEGRFTLTNMAIEAGGKTGIVAVDDTTRAYLAERGVTRDQYTEYTSDPDANYKVVIDLDASAVEPTVAYPHIPSNGRVAGSDRIAVTHAYVGSCTNGRIGDLRDVARILKGRKVADGVQMIVVPATQAIWKQAAQEGLLEIFVEAGASVSYPSCGACLGMHSGVLGPDDVCISSSNRNFVGRMGDPTAQIYLASPATVAASAVAGYISDPRQYNAEGPGGETEAAD; this is encoded by the coding sequence ATGGGAATGACGATTGCGGAGAAAATTCTGGCGGCCCACTCGGGGCATGAATCGGTGGTGCCCGGCCAGCTCATCGAGTGCGAGACCGACTGGGTGCTGTGCCACGAGATCACCACGCCCGCCGCGCTGCGGATGCTGGAGGAACGCGGCATGGACCGCGTGTTCGATCCCTCGCGTATCGTGGCGGTGCCCGACCACTCCGTCCCGGCCATGAACATCAAGGCCGCGAAGATGTACCAGAAGCTCAAGTCCTGGGTGCAGGAGAAGGGGATCGAGCACTTCTACGACGTGGGGCGCGGCGGCATCGCCCACGTGGTGCTGGAGAACACCGGCCTGATCAAGCCCGGGCAGACGCTCGTGAGCGGCGACTCGCACACCTGCAACGCGGGCGCGCTGGGCTGCTTCGCCACAGGGGTGGGCAGCACCGACCTCGCCGGGGCGATCTACGCGGGTAAGGTGTGGTTCAAGGTGCCCGAGACCATGCTCATTCGCGTGACGGGCCAGATGCAGCCCGGCGTCACGCCCAAGGACCTCGTGCTGGAGGTGATCAAGCGCATCGGGGCGGACGGCGCGAACTACCTCGCGATGGAGTGGGTGGGTGACACCATCGACCGGATGGACATGGAGGGCCGCTTCACCCTCACGAACATGGCGATTGAGGCGGGCGGCAAGACGGGCATCGTGGCCGTGGACGACACGACGCGGGCCTACCTCGCCGAGCGGGGTGTCACGCGGGATCAGTACACCGAGTACACCTCTGACCCCGACGCGAACTACAAGGTGGTCATCGACCTCGATGCCTCCGCAGTGGAGCCGACCGTCGCCTACCCCCACATCCCCAGCAACGGGCGGGTGGCGGGGAGCGACCGTATCGCCGTCACGCATGCCTATGTGGGAAGTTGCACGAACGGGCGCATCGGTGATCTGCGCGATGTGGCCCGCATCCTGAAGGGCCGCAAGGTCGCCGACGGCGTGCAGATGATCGTCGTCCCCGCAACCCAGGCGATCTGGAAGCAGGCGGCGCAGGAGGGCCTACTGGAAATTTTCGTCGAGGCGGGCGCGAGCGTCAGTTACCCCAGTTGCGGCGCCTGTCTGGGGATGCACTCGGGCGTGCTGGGGCCGGACGACGTGTGCATCTCGTCGAGCAACCGCAACTTCGTGGGCCGCATGGGCGATCCCACCGCCCAGATTTACCTCGCCTCCCCCGCGACGGTGGCGGCCAGTGCGGTGGCTGGATACATCTCCGACCCGCGCCAGTACAACGCGGAGGGGCCGGGCGGCGAGACGGAGGCGGCGGACTAA
- a CDS encoding MBL fold metallo-hydrolase, with translation MSWTRHLKVGDADVYSLTDGQFRLDGGAMFGSVPKVLWERVAPADDLNRIRLRINPLLIRLGGRNVLVETGFWDQGGEKFEGMYALDRDETIFRGLSDLGLSPDDIHLVVNTHLHFDHAGRNVTLLGEPTFPNARYVVQKQELHDAQHTHERSRASYVPGSIDPILDAGLFEIVDGEHELLPGLSVLPLPGHNLGQQGVVLRRGGEVLVYAADLLPTLAHTPYPYIMGYDLYPVTTLETRRKYLPQWFEEGAVICTPHDPETAFARLEEGKRGGFVGVPVEP, from the coding sequence ATGTCCTGGACCCGGCACCTGAAAGTCGGCGACGCCGACGTATATTCCCTCACCGACGGCCAGTTTCGCCTCGACGGCGGCGCGATGTTCGGCTCCGTCCCCAAGGTTCTATGGGAGCGGGTCGCCCCTGCCGACGACCTCAACCGCATTCGCCTCCGCATCAATCCCCTCCTGATCCGTTTGGGAGGCCGCAATGTCCTCGTTGAAACCGGCTTCTGGGATCAGGGGGGCGAGAAGTTCGAGGGCATGTACGCGCTCGACCGTGACGAGACGATCTTCCGCGGCCTCTCGGACCTGGGTCTCTCGCCGGACGATATCCACCTTGTCGTGAACACCCACCTGCACTTCGACCATGCGGGGCGGAACGTCACCCTGTTGGGCGAGCCGACCTTTCCGAACGCCCGCTACGTGGTGCAGAAACAGGAACTCCACGACGCGCAGCACACCCACGAGCGCAGCCGGGCGAGCTACGTCCCCGGCTCCATCGACCCCATCCTTGACGCGGGCCTCTTTGAGATCGTGGACGGCGAACATGAGTTGCTGCCCGGCCTGAGCGTGCTGCCCCTGCCCGGCCACAACCTCGGCCAGCAGGGGGTGGTGCTGCGTCGTGGCGGTGAGGTCCTCGTGTATGCCGCCGACCTGCTCCCCACCCTGGCCCACACGCCCTACCCGTACATCATGGGCTACGACCTCTACCCAGTAACCACGCTGGAAACGCGCAGGAAATACCTCCCCCAGTGGTTCGAGGAGGGAGCGGTGATCTGCACACCGCACGACCCCGAGACGGCCTTCGCGCGGCTGGAGGAGGGGAAGAGGGGGGGGTTTGTGGGGGTGCCCGTCGAGCCTTGA
- a CDS encoding sugar efflux transporter, translating to MTELAPTSNPPSVRLADVWRLPHVLGLAVSVLFLGLATSLAFPYMALFGVNQVHMTPLQLGIFLTVNAVSGVLISTGLARLSDRLPDRKPLVFLTLGAAMVGYSLLSVARSYPALLLIGPVFLGTGAAAFPQVFAFARAQFVGVAGALPDRAITVLRSIFSLAWVVGPGVGALVLARLDFRGLFLLAAGCFVLAVLPILRVPRAPVEAPAPPSPADPQEETAARQPFFRPALAFVLYGMSMSMGMSMFPLFITKVLHGTDSQVGFLVGLCALLEIPFMLAFAVTRRLPPLARMVKYALALFALHFALVYLSQGMPLLVVTQAVRAAVLAVTAGLGMAYFQELMPGRIGAATTLFANTTNVGSMLAGIVSGACAQLFGYRAVFLLCGLLTLGAWLVMQSFARRRTLSANA from the coding sequence GTGACGGAACTCGCCCCCACTTCCAATCCCCCCTCCGTCCGGCTCGCGGATGTCTGGCGGCTGCCGCACGTGCTCGGGCTGGCCGTCTCGGTGCTGTTCCTGGGCCTCGCCACGTCCCTGGCCTTCCCGTATATGGCGCTGTTCGGGGTGAACCAGGTCCACATGACGCCGCTGCAACTGGGCATCTTCCTGACGGTGAACGCGGTGAGTGGAGTGCTCATCAGCACCGGGCTGGCCCGCCTGTCGGACCGCCTGCCCGACCGCAAGCCGCTGGTGTTTCTGACGCTAGGGGCCGCGATGGTGGGGTACAGCCTGCTGAGTGTCGCGCGGTCCTACCCGGCGCTGCTGCTCATCGGCCCCGTGTTCCTGGGCACCGGGGCCGCCGCCTTTCCGCAGGTGTTCGCCTTTGCGCGGGCGCAGTTCGTGGGGGTGGCGGGCGCGCTGCCCGACCGGGCCATCACCGTGTTGCGCTCCATCTTCTCCCTCGCCTGGGTGGTGGGGCCGGGGGTGGGGGCGCTCGTTCTCGCGCGGCTGGATTTCCGGGGACTGTTCCTGCTGGCGGCGGGGTGTTTCGTGCTGGCGGTCCTGCCCATCCTGCGGGTGCCACGCGCCCCTGTGGAGGCACCGGCTCCACCCTCGCCCGCCGATCCGCAGGAGGAGACGGCGGCCCGGCAACCCTTCTTCCGCCCGGCGCTCGCTTTTGTTCTCTACGGCATGAGCATGAGCATGGGCATGAGCATGTTTCCGCTGTTCATTACCAAAGTGTTGCACGGCACGGACAGTCAGGTCGGGTTCCTGGTAGGACTTTGTGCCCTGCTGGAAATCCCGTTCATGCTGGCCTTCGCGGTGACCCGGCGGCTGCCCCCGCTGGCCCGCATGGTGAAGTACGCTCTCGCCCTGTTCGCGCTGCACTTCGCGCTCGTGTACCTGTCGCAGGGCATGCCGCTCCTGGTGGTGACGCAGGCGGTGCGGGCGGCCGTACTCGCGGTCACGGCGGGGCTGGGGATGGCGTACTTCCAGGAGCTGATGCCGGGACGGATCGGGGCCGCCACCACCCTCTTCGCCAATACCACGAACGTCGGGTCGATGCTCGCCGGGATCGTGTCAGGAGCCTGCGCGCAGCTCTTCGGCTACCGGGCGGTGTTCCTGCTATGCGGGCTGCTCACCCTGGGCGCCTGGCTGGTGATGCAGAGTTTTGCCCGGCGGCGCACGCTTTCAGCGAACGCCTGA
- a CDS encoding ferritin-like domain-containing protein yields the protein MTSGGMSMRMTDLQDLYLEGLQYMYSAEEQQLEALSQMAGAVSNSGLRQGFEQHREQTAGQIGRLEQILGDLGAQPGGKPCKGMQGLIAEGQEIIEKGSESAVRDASLLAAAQRAEHYEISAYGTLRTYAEILGRSQDMDLLRTSEDEEKANDLKLTGLARSINMEAMS from the coding sequence ATGACGTCAGGCGGCATGAGCATGAGGATGACGGACCTGCAAGACCTCTATCTGGAAGGGCTCCAGTACATGTACTCCGCCGAGGAGCAACAGCTGGAGGCCCTATCACAGATGGCGGGGGCCGTCAGCAACTCCGGGCTGCGCCAGGGCTTCGAGCAGCACCGCGAGCAGACGGCGGGGCAGATCGGGCGATTGGAGCAGATTTTGGGCGACTTGGGCGCGCAGCCGGGCGGCAAGCCCTGCAAGGGGATGCAGGGCCTGATCGCCGAGGGGCAGGAGATTATCGAGAAGGGGAGCGAATCTGCCGTGCGCGACGCCAGCCTGCTCGCGGCGGCCCAGCGTGCCGAGCATTACGAAATCTCGGCCTACGGCACCCTGCGGACCTACGCGGAAATCCTGGGCCGCTCACAGGACATGGACCTCCTGCGGACGAGCGAGGACGAGGAAAAGGCCAACGACTTGAAGCTGACGGGTCTGGCGCGCTCCATCAACATGGAAGCGATGAGCTGA
- the trpA gene encoding tryptophan synthase subunit alpha, with the protein MTATLTRGAERIHAAFDRAKAAGRAAFIPFMTAGYPTAEAFPAVADALLEHADLLEVGIPYSDPLGDGPTIQRASEQALAGGTSTRRTLALVKELRARHDTPIVIMTYVNPIYAVGPREFMRLAADAGVDGLILPDLPPDQDIEIADLAAEYGLAVTFLIAPTSTPERVKLVAQACTGFLYAVSVTGVTGAREGAALGEVPAMLALAREHAQVPVAVGFGVKDAATARQVAQVADGVVVGSAFINAIREWRDVGALAVEIARGCQR; encoded by the coding sequence ATGACGGCGACGCTGACCAGGGGAGCCGAACGCATCCACGCCGCCTTTGACCGGGCGAAGGCAGCGGGCCGCGCCGCCTTCATCCCCTTCATGACGGCCGGGTATCCGACCGCAGAGGCCTTTCCCGCCGTGGCCGACGCGCTGCTTGAGCACGCGGATCTCCTCGAAGTCGGCATCCCCTACTCCGATCCCCTCGGCGACGGCCCCACCATCCAGCGGGCGAGCGAGCAGGCGCTGGCGGGCGGCACGAGTACCCGGCGCACGCTGGCGCTCGTGAAGGAACTGCGGGCGCGACATGACACGCCCATCGTGATCATGACCTACGTCAACCCGATCTACGCCGTGGGTCCCCGCGAGTTCATGCGCCTGGCGGCCGACGCCGGGGTGGACGGCCTGATCCTCCCCGACCTGCCGCCCGACCAGGACATCGAGATCGCGGACCTCGCCGCCGAGTACGGGCTGGCCGTCACCTTCCTGATCGCGCCGACAAGCACGCCGGAGCGGGTGAAGCTCGTGGCGCAGGCCTGCACCGGCTTCCTCTACGCGGTCAGCGTGACGGGCGTGACGGGCGCCCGCGAGGGCGCGGCACTTGGTGAGGTGCCCGCCATGCTGGCCCTGGCCCGTGAGCATGCGCAGGTGCCCGTCGCTGTCGGTTTCGGAGTGAAGGACGCGGCGACGGCGCGGCAGGTCGCGCAGGTGGCGGACGGCGTGGTCGTCGGGAGCGCCTTTATCAATGCCATCCGCGAATGGCGGGATGTGGGCGCCCTGGCAGTGGAGATCGCGCGGGGCTGCCAAAGATAG
- the trpB gene encoding tryptophan synthase subunit beta, with translation MSLNLPSYPQPDGRGRYGRFGGRYVPETLIPALDELEQAYGAAKQDPEFLNELDRLFKEFVGRPSPLYLAQRLTDHAGGAKIYLKREDFNYTGAHKINNCLAQALLAKRMGKQRVIAETGAGQHGVASATAAALLGLDCIVYMGAEDIRRQVMNVFRMKLLGAEVREVTSGTSTLKDATNEAIRDWVTNVRDTFYILGSVVGPHPYPAMVRDFQSVIGEEVKVQLQALEGRSAPDAIVACVGGGSNAIGIFAPYAYLPEDQRPRLIGTEAAGEGVESGKHAASVAGGRIGVLHGSMMYLLNDDEGQIVPPHSISAGLDYPGIGPEHCHYSQTGVAEYVPVTDAQALEALQLLTRLEGIIPALESAHAVYHAVKLARELGPDGIIVVNLSGRGDKDVAEVMRLLEMERDEGLLDKDPERVIEGVLA, from the coding sequence ATGTCCCTCAACCTCCCCAGCTACCCGCAGCCGGACGGACGCGGGCGATACGGGCGCTTCGGCGGGCGGTACGTCCCCGAGACGCTGATCCCCGCGCTGGATGAACTCGAACAGGCGTATGGCGCCGCGAAGCAGGACCCGGAGTTCCTGAACGAACTCGACCGCCTGTTCAAGGAATTCGTGGGCCGCCCCAGTCCCCTCTACCTCGCCCAGCGCCTTACCGACCATGCGGGCGGCGCGAAGATCTACCTCAAGCGCGAGGACTTCAACTACACTGGCGCGCACAAGATCAACAACTGCCTCGCGCAGGCCCTCCTCGCCAAGCGGATGGGCAAGCAGCGGGTGATCGCGGAGACGGGCGCCGGGCAGCACGGGGTCGCCTCGGCCACCGCGGCCGCCCTGCTGGGCCTGGACTGCATCGTGTACATGGGCGCCGAGGACATCCGCCGCCAGGTGATGAACGTCTTCCGCATGAAGCTGCTCGGTGCCGAGGTCCGTGAGGTCACCTCCGGCACCAGCACCCTCAAGGACGCCACGAACGAGGCTATCCGCGACTGGGTGACCAATGTGCGCGACACCTTCTACATCCTGGGCAGCGTGGTCGGCCCGCACCCCTACCCCGCGATGGTCCGCGACTTCCAGAGTGTGATCGGCGAGGAGGTCAAGGTGCAGCTTCAGGCACTGGAGGGCCGCTCGGCACCCGACGCCATCGTTGCCTGCGTGGGAGGAGGTTCCAACGCCATCGGCATCTTCGCACCGTACGCCTACCTCCCGGAGGACCAGCGCCCCCGACTCATCGGCACCGAGGCCGCCGGGGAGGGTGTGGAGAGCGGCAAGCACGCCGCCTCCGTCGCGGGGGGACGAATCGGCGTCCTCCACGGCTCGATGATGTACCTGCTCAACGATGACGAGGGCCAGATCGTCCCCCCGCACTCCATCAGCGCGGGCCTGGACTACCCCGGCATCGGCCCCGAGCACTGCCACTACTCCCAGACGGGCGTGGCCGAGTACGTCCCCGTGACCGACGCGCAGGCGCTCGAAGCCCTGCAACTCCTCACCCGCCTGGAGGGCATTATCCCCGCCCTGGAGAGCGCCCACGCCGTCTACCACGCGGTCAAGCTGGCGAGGGAACTTGGGCCGGACGGGATCATCGTCGTCAATCTCTCCGGGCGCGGCGACAAGGACGTGGCGGAAGTCATGCGGCTGCTGGAGATGGAGCGGGATGAGGGGCTGCTGGACAAGGACCCGGAGCGGGTCATCGAGGGGGTTCTGGCATGA
- the gluQRS gene encoding tRNA glutamyl-Q(34) synthetase GluQRS: MTSPPAPVVGRFAPSPTGAMHLGNARTALLAWLHSRALGGRHLLRFEDLDTERVRSWAFDTTRRDLEWLGLDWDAEYVQSQRLDVYADALMRLTAAGETYPCTCTRRQIVQAIQDSAGAPHGAEPIYPGTCRVHPAHPGRPAAIRWRVPDRVVCAHDALTGETLCQNLPAEVGDFVLRRNDGVFAYHLAVVVDDAMTGVTDVLRGADLWPATPRQVALQGALGYPTPRYLHVPLMTDFQGQRLAKRGGAPPVQALRQGGEAAGRVLSSLARSLGWDVPEVVTVNDLLPLWRLRLAQAEFLPTSQT, encoded by the coding sequence ATGACCTCCCCGCCCGCCCCGGTCGTGGGCCGCTTCGCCCCCAGCCCAACCGGGGCGATGCACCTGGGCAATGCCCGGACGGCGCTGCTCGCCTGGTTGCACTCGCGGGCGCTGGGCGGGCGGCACCTCCTGCGTTTCGAGGACCTCGACACGGAGCGCGTTCGTTCCTGGGCCTTCGACACCACCCGGCGTGACCTGGAATGGCTGGGTCTGGACTGGGACGCCGAATATGTCCAGTCGCAGAGGCTTGACGTGTATGCGGACGCCCTCATGCGGCTGACAGCGGCGGGGGAGACGTACCCCTGCACCTGCACCCGCCGCCAGATCGTGCAGGCGATTCAGGACAGCGCGGGTGCGCCCCACGGAGCCGAGCCCATCTACCCAGGCACCTGCCGCGTGCATCCGGCCCATCCCGGCCGTCCCGCAGCCATTCGCTGGCGTGTTCCGGACCGAGTCGTCTGCGCGCACGACGCCCTGACGGGGGAAACGCTCTGCCAGAATCTCCCCGCCGAGGTGGGCGACTTCGTGTTGCGGCGCAACGACGGGGTGTTCGCCTACCACCTCGCGGTCGTGGTGGACGACGCCATGACTGGCGTGACGGACGTGCTGCGCGGCGCGGACCTCTGGCCCGCCACACCCCGGCAGGTCGCCTTGCAGGGGGCGCTGGGTTACCCCACTCCACGATATCTGCATGTCCCGCTGATGACAGATTTCCAGGGACAACGGCTCGCCAAGAGAGGAGGCGCGCCACCCGTGCAGGCGTTGCGGCAGGGGGGAGAGGCGGCGGGCCGGGTCCTCTCCTCCCTCGCCCGTTCTCTCGGCTGGGACGTGCCGGAGGTTGTCACGGTCAATGATCTGCTGCCACTATGGCGTCTCCGGCTGGCCCAGGCTGAATTCCTCCCCACCTCACAAACTTAG
- a CDS encoding PIG-L deacetylase family protein: MTSPQQPTLLAVFAHPDDEAFGVGGTLTHYARKGVRVLLACATRGEAGKITVPGMTVDDLGQQREHELREACRALEISEPIFLDYHDSGRFERTRYDDPLALMNVNPLAVEVKLRALIADVQPQVMITFDPHGAYGHIDHLQIHRAAVAAFFSTGHLPGGGPQRLYYTALTHEAAEGISRMGQNLDPLVYGVSEGTVAVRMNVAAYAENKRAALRAHGTQTGEQSLLGRMTPEEREAMESRLLGTENFSIGGTRTALASYPLRGLFDGVPGFEELD, from the coding sequence ATGACTTCCCCGCAGCAGCCCACCCTCCTGGCCGTGTTCGCCCACCCCGACGACGAGGCGTTCGGCGTCGGCGGTACCCTGACGCACTACGCGCGCAAGGGGGTGCGGGTGCTCCTGGCCTGTGCCACCCGCGGCGAGGCGGGCAAGATCACCGTGCCGGGCATGACGGTCGACGACCTGGGGCAGCAGCGCGAGCATGAATTGCGCGAGGCCTGCCGCGCCCTGGAGATTTCCGAGCCCATCTTCCTGGACTACCACGACTCCGGCCGTTTCGAGCGCACCCGCTACGACGACCCCCTCGCGCTAATGAACGTGAACCCGCTCGCCGTGGAGGTGAAACTGCGCGCCCTGATCGCCGACGTTCAGCCGCAGGTCATGATCACCTTCGACCCGCACGGCGCCTACGGGCATATCGACCACCTCCAGATTCACCGGGCGGCGGTGGCGGCCTTCTTCAGCACTGGGCACCTGCCGGGCGGCGGACCGCAGCGGCTGTACTACACGGCCCTGACCCACGAGGCCGCCGAGGGGATCTCGCGCATGGGCCAGAACCTCGACCCCCTGGTGTATGGGGTGAGCGAGGGGACCGTCGCGGTCCGCATGAACGTCGCCGCCTACGCGGAGAACAAGAGGGCGGCGCTCCGGGCCCACGGCACCCAGACGGGCGAGCAGAGCCTGCTGGGCCGCATGACCCCGGAGGAGCGCGAGGCGATGGAGAGCCGCCTGCTGGGCACGGAGAACTTCAGCATCGGCGGCACGCGTACGGCCCTGGCGAGCTATCCCCTGCGCGGCCTCTTCGACGGGGTGCCGGGGTTCGAGGAACTGGACTGA
- a CDS encoding ion channel, with protein sequence MTAPSPGSEQAQGPVEPLGNDLGLGRVVSQESHQRVVNRDGSFNLQRSGLGFWHSLNLYYDLIGISWPVFVTLLGVAYLLLNAAFALAYLAAGPGALSDMPTDPAGRFWACFFFSVQTFGTIGFGHVYPKSFAADVIVTLEAFVGLLGVALATGMIFARFSRPKPRVLFSECAVVAPYRGGWGLMFRLVNGQRTQLIELEAEVTLAYFRDVKGRPVRQFTRLKLERDNVAFFPLAWTVVHPITQDSPLWQVTPERMRAAESEVMVNIRGLDDVVYGTVRARTSYQVDDIRWHARFTDMFVRRPGRPVTVDVRRLSQIEPVPST encoded by the coding sequence ATGACGGCTCCTTCTCCCGGCAGCGAGCAGGCCCAGGGGCCGGTCGAACCGCTGGGGAATGACCTGGGGCTGGGGCGGGTGGTGTCGCAGGAGAGCCACCAGCGGGTGGTGAACCGGGACGGGAGCTTCAACCTCCAGCGCAGCGGGCTGGGGTTCTGGCACTCGCTGAACCTGTACTACGACCTGATCGGCATCTCGTGGCCGGTGTTCGTCACGTTGCTGGGCGTGGCGTACCTGCTGCTCAACGCCGCCTTCGCCCTGGCCTACCTGGCGGCGGGGCCGGGCGCCCTGTCCGATATGCCCACCGACCCTGCCGGGCGCTTCTGGGCCTGCTTTTTCTTCAGCGTGCAGACCTTCGGCACCATCGGTTTCGGGCACGTATATCCCAAAAGCTTCGCGGCGGACGTGATCGTCACGCTGGAGGCATTCGTCGGGCTGCTGGGGGTGGCGCTGGCGACAGGCATGATCTTCGCCCGCTTCTCCCGGCCCAAGCCCCGGGTGCTGTTCAGCGAGTGCGCGGTCGTCGCGCCGTACCGGGGCGGCTGGGGGTTGATGTTCCGGCTCGTCAACGGCCAGCGCACCCAGCTCATCGAGCTGGAGGCGGAGGTCACGCTGGCCTACTTCCGGGACGTGAAGGGGCGGCCGGTGCGCCAGTTCACCCGATTGAAGCTGGAGCGCGACAACGTGGCCTTTTTTCCCCTGGCCTGGACGGTGGTCCACCCCATCACCCAGGACAGCCCCCTGTGGCAGGTCACCCCCGAGCGGATGCGGGCCGCCGAGAGCGAGGTGATGGTCAACATCCGGGGACTGGACGACGTGGTGTACGGCACCGTGCGGGCGCGGACGAGCTACCAGGTGGACGATATCCGCTGGCACGCCCGCTTCACCGACATGTTCGTGCGGCGGCCGGGCCGCCCGGTCACGGTCGATGTCCGGCGCCTGAGCCAGATCGAGCCTGTACCCTCTACCTGA
- a CDS encoding roadblock/LC7 domain-containing protein: MRLDPLRAVPGVVASALVGPDGLFIELIGEAGDALAAELAALRVVLDRVGRRLGAGNVTRVAFTSERVEVVAVTSGDFVLGVALTRGHDTRAAQQLLARLALELTDLPRPEVA, encoded by the coding sequence GTGAGGCTCGACCCCCTGCGCGCCGTGCCGGGCGTCGTTGCCAGCGCCCTCGTAGGTCCCGACGGCCTGTTCATCGAACTGATCGGCGAGGCGGGCGACGCGCTGGCCGCCGAACTCGCCGCTCTGCGGGTGGTCCTGGACCGTGTGGGCCGCCGCCTGGGCGCGGGCAACGTCACCCGCGTCGCCTTTACCAGTGAGCGCGTCGAGGTGGTCGCCGTGACCAGCGGTGACTTCGTCCTCGGGGTGGCGTTGACGCGCGGGCACGACACCCGGGCCGCCCAGCAGCTGCTCGCCCGCCTGGCGCTGGAGCTCACCGATCTGCCCCGGCCGGAGGTCGCATGA
- a CDS encoding roadblock/LC7 domain-containing protein — MLPHLTQLVADVDGAWAAAIGGLDGLLVEGHTATATDLNLLVAEHAGLLRGANAAYGETLGGGQARELYLRGERLSVYLHPITPEFFLLLALDGRSNLGQARLYGRDAARKLESYL; from the coding sequence ATGCTGCCTCATCTCACACAACTGGTGGCCGACGTGGACGGCGCTTGGGCCGCGGCCATCGGCGGGCTCGACGGCCTGCTGGTCGAGGGCCACACCGCCACCGCCACCGACCTGAACCTTCTCGTCGCCGAACACGCAGGCCTGCTGCGCGGGGCGAACGCCGCCTACGGCGAGACGCTGGGGGGCGGACAGGCGCGCGAGCTGTACCTGCGCGGCGAGCGCCTCAGCGTGTACCTGCACCCCATCACCCCCGAATTCTTCCTGCTGCTGGCCCTGGACGGCCGCAGCAACCTGGGCCAGGCCCGGCTGTACGGCCGCGACGCCGCCCGCAAACTGGAGAGCTACCTGTGA
- the panD gene encoding aspartate 1-decarboxylase produces the protein MERIMFRAKIHRATVTQADLDYVGSVTIDQDLLDAADILPHERVDIYNITNGNRLSTYALRGPRGSGVIGINGAAAHLVQPGDLVIIAAYGHFTEEEARTLEPRVVLVDAGNRVLDLQPA, from the coding sequence GTGGAACGCATCATGTTCAGGGCCAAGATCCACCGCGCGACCGTCACGCAGGCGGACCTCGATTACGTCGGGAGCGTCACCATCGACCAGGACCTGCTGGACGCGGCGGACATCCTGCCCCACGAGCGGGTGGACATCTACAACATCACCAATGGCAACCGGTTGAGCACCTATGCGCTGAGGGGACCGCGCGGCAGCGGCGTCATCGGCATCAACGGGGCGGCGGCCCACCTCGTGCAGCCGGGCGACCTGGTGATCATCGCCGCCTACGGCCACTTCACCGAGGAGGAGGCCCGCACCCTGGAGCCGCGCGTGGTGCTGGTGGACGCGGGAAACCGGGTGCTGGACCTGCAACCGGCCTGA